In Niveispirillum cyanobacteriorum, the following proteins share a genomic window:
- a CDS encoding CTP synthase produces the protein MTRFIFITGGVVSSLGKGLASAALGALLQARGYKVRLRKLDPYLNVDPGTMSPYQHGEVFVTDDGAETDLDLGHYERFTGVHATKSDNITTGRIYSNVLAKERRGDYLGATVQVIPHITDAIKDFIAADLDGEDFVLCEVGGTVGDIESLPFLEAIRQFGNDRGSENVLFCHVTLVPYIPAAGELKTKPTQHSVKELLSVGIQPQMLLCRADRDIPENERRKIAQFCNIKKECVIAALDVDTIYQVPISYHEQGFDTEVLKYFGMAADGAPDLSRWEEIVRRVRNPEGTVTIAVVGKYTSLLDAYKSLGEALTHGGIANNVKVKLDWIDAEIFESGEALEQLEHVHGILVPGGFGERGTEGKIRAVQFAREHKIPYFGICFGMQMAVIESARHLAGLKYAGSTEFGRPDPAVVGLMTEWVQGNQLVQRQEGGDLGGTMRLGSYNCHLLPGTRVCDIYGSDEIVERHRHRYEVNINFKEALEKVGLKFSGLSPDGILPEIVELPDHPWFVGVQFHPELKSKPFDPHPLFTSFIGAAIAQSRLV, from the coding sequence ATGACGCGCTTCATCTTCATCACCGGTGGTGTGGTTTCGTCGCTGGGCAAGGGTCTGGCTTCTGCCGCCCTTGGCGCGCTGTTGCAGGCACGCGGCTACAAGGTCCGCCTGCGCAAGCTGGACCCCTATCTGAATGTCGATCCCGGCACGATGAGCCCGTACCAGCATGGTGAGGTGTTCGTCACCGATGACGGTGCCGAAACTGACCTCGATCTCGGGCATTACGAGCGCTTCACTGGCGTGCATGCCACGAAGTCGGACAACATCACGACGGGCCGCATCTATTCCAATGTGCTGGCCAAGGAACGCCGGGGCGACTATCTGGGCGCCACGGTCCAGGTCATCCCGCATATCACCGATGCTATCAAGGACTTCATCGCCGCCGATCTGGATGGTGAGGATTTCGTGCTGTGCGAGGTCGGCGGCACCGTCGGCGACATCGAATCGCTGCCCTTCCTGGAGGCGATCCGCCAGTTCGGCAATGATCGCGGGTCGGAGAACGTGCTGTTCTGCCACGTCACCCTGGTGCCCTACATCCCCGCCGCCGGTGAGCTGAAGACGAAGCCGACCCAGCATTCGGTGAAGGAGCTGCTGTCGGTTGGTATCCAGCCGCAGATGCTGCTGTGCCGCGCCGATCGCGACATTCCGGAGAATGAGCGCCGGAAGATCGCGCAGTTCTGCAACATCAAGAAGGAATGCGTGATCGCCGCCCTGGATGTCGACACCATCTATCAGGTGCCGATTTCCTATCACGAGCAGGGCTTCGACACCGAAGTGCTGAAATATTTCGGGATGGCCGCCGACGGCGCGCCCGACCTGTCCCGCTGGGAAGAGATCGTACGCCGCGTGCGCAACCCGGAAGGCACTGTCACCATCGCCGTGGTCGGTAAGTATACCAGCCTGCTGGACGCCTATAAGTCGTTGGGCGAGGCGCTGACCCATGGCGGCATCGCCAACAACGTCAAGGTCAAGTTGGACTGGATCGACGCCGAGATATTCGAAAGCGGCGAGGCACTGGAACAGCTTGAGCATGTGCATGGCATTCTGGTGCCCGGCGGCTTTGGCGAGCGCGGGACCGAAGGCAAGATCCGCGCGGTGCAGTTCGCGCGCGAACACAAGATCCCCTATTTCGGCATCTGCTTCGGCATGCAGATGGCGGTGATCGAAAGCGCGCGTCACCTGGCCGGGCTGAAATATGCCGGCTCCACGGAATTCGGTCGTCCCGATCCCGCCGTCGTCGGTCTGATGACGGAATGGGTGCAGGGCAATCAGCTGGTGCAGCGTCAGGAAGGCGGCGATCTGGGCGGCACCATGCGCCTTGGCTCCTATAACTGCCACCTGCTGCCCGGCACGCGCGTCTGCGACATCTATGGCAGCGACGAGATCGTCGAGCGTCACCGCCATCGCTATGAAGTGAATATCAACTTCAAGGAAGCGCTGGAAAAGGTGGGCCTGAAATTCTCCGGCCTGTCGCCCGACGGCATCCTGCCGGAAATTGTTGAGCTGCCGGACCACCCCTGGTTCGTGGGCGTGCAGTTCCATCCGGAACTGAAGTCCAAGCCGTTTGACCCGCACCCGCTGTTCACCAGCTTCATTGGTGCTGCCATCGCGCAGAGCCGGTTGGTTTGA
- the kdsA gene encoding 3-deoxy-8-phosphooctulonate synthase: protein MTRIVTVGPLSIANDRPFTLIAGPCQLESRDHAFAMAGALSELTKKLGIGLIYKTSFDKANRTSVSAQRGLGMDQSLPILADIRDTFGCPVLTDIHTAEQCAPVAEVVDVLQIPAFLCRQTDLLLAAGETGKPINVKKGQFLAPWDMKNVAAKIASTGNHNILLCERGASFGYNTLVSDMRSLPIMAQTGYPVVYDATHSVQQPGGQGSSSGGQREFVPVLARAAIAIGVAAVFMETHENPDCAPSDGPNMVPLDQMEGVLSTLLAFDRIAKANPVSI from the coding sequence ATGACCCGCATCGTAACCGTCGGCCCGCTGTCGATTGCCAATGACCGGCCCTTCACCCTGATCGCCGGCCCGTGTCAGCTTGAAAGCCGTGACCATGCCTTTGCCATGGCGGGTGCGCTGTCGGAGTTGACGAAGAAGCTGGGCATCGGCCTGATCTACAAGACCAGCTTCGACAAGGCCAACCGCACCTCAGTCAGCGCGCAGCGCGGTCTGGGCATGGACCAGTCGCTGCCCATCCTGGCCGATATCCGTGATACGTTCGGCTGCCCGGTCCTGACCGACATTCATACCGCTGAACAATGCGCGCCAGTGGCAGAGGTGGTGGACGTGTTGCAGATCCCCGCTTTCCTGTGCCGTCAGACGGACCTGCTGCTGGCCGCCGGCGAGACGGGCAAGCCGATCAATGTGAAGAAGGGGCAGTTCCTGGCACCCTGGGACATGAAGAATGTCGCCGCCAAGATCGCGTCCACCGGTAATCACAACATCCTGCTGTGCGAACGCGGGGCCAGCTTCGGCTACAACACGCTGGTCAGCGACATGCGCTCCCTGCCCATCATGGCGCAGACGGGGTATCCCGTCGTCTATGACGCTACCCATTCGGTGCAGCAGCCGGGCGGGCAGGGTAGCAGCAGCGGCGGCCAGCGCGAATTCGTGCCTGTCCTGGCCCGCGCCGCCATAGCCATCGGTGTCGCGGCGGTTTTCATGGAGACGCATGAGAACCCCGATTGCGCGCCCAGCGATGGCCCCAATATGGTGCCGCTGGACCAGATGGAAGGCGTGTTGTCCACGCTCCTGGCGTTTGATCGCATCGCCAAGGCCAACCCGGTCAGCATCTGA
- a CDS encoding lysophospholipid acyltransferase family protein produces MSVPSLGPRNDRRGGPVSRFIGRMGLRLLGWRIAGAFPNLEKFVVIGAPHTSNYDFFVAMATILATDLRIHILGKHTLFWGPLGPIMRWCDVLPVDRRSAHGVVGDCVAAIEAAEKMVVGVAPEGTRNPKPGAGWKTGFWQIARQAGVPIIPVALDYATRTIRIGEPLETTESLEADFALLSAFYAGVQGAKRQLPMTIPIGGTRPAEPAGTAG; encoded by the coding sequence ATGTCCGTTCCGTCCCTGGGCCCCCGCAATGACCGGCGGGGCGGCCCCGTTTCCCGTTTCATTGGCCGTATGGGCCTGCGCCTGCTGGGCTGGCGTATCGCGGGCGCCTTTCCGAACTTGGAAAAGTTCGTGGTGATCGGTGCACCCCATACGTCCAACTATGATTTCTTCGTCGCCATGGCCACCATCCTGGCCACTGACCTGCGCATCCATATCCTGGGCAAGCACACGCTGTTCTGGGGTCCGTTGGGTCCCATCATGCGCTGGTGCGATGTGCTGCCGGTGGATCGCCGGTCGGCGCATGGGGTGGTGGGTGACTGCGTGGCCGCCATTGAAGCGGCGGAGAAGATGGTGGTCGGCGTCGCACCGGAGGGCACGCGCAACCCCAAACCGGGGGCCGGATGGAAGACAGGCTTCTGGCAAATTGCGCGACAGGCCGGCGTTCCGATCATACCTGTCGCGCTGGATTATGCGACGCGCACGATCCGTATCGGGGAGCCGTTGGAGACGACGGAGAGCCTGGAGGCCGATTTCGCCTTGCTTTCCGCCTTCTATGCAGGGGTGCAGGGGGCGAAGCGGCAGCTTCCCATGACCATCCCAATCGGTGGGACACGGCCGGCGGAGCCGGCGGGCACAGCGGGGTAG
- the eno gene encoding phosphopyruvate hydratase, translating to MSAIIDIHAREILDSRGNPTVEVEVRLESGAFGRAAVPSGASTGAHEAVELRDGDKARYLGKGVLKAVEAVNGEIADTLVGLESTDQVAIDQAMIDLDGTPNKGRLGANAILGVSMAVAKASADELDLPLYRYVGGANARILPVPMMNIINGGAHADNPIDIQEFMVMPVGAETCAEAIRVGAEIFHALKKKLKAAGHNTAVGDEGGFAPNLSSTTEALDFIVAAISDAGYKAGENVLLALDAASTEFFKNGKYELEGEGKSLTPAEMVAYWADLVSKYPIVSIEDGMAEDDWEGWKLLTDTIGGKVQLVGDDLFVTNPARLSDGIKKGVGNSILVKVNQIGTLTETLEAVRIAQNAGYTAVLSHRSGETEDSTIADLAVATNCGQIKTGSLSRSDRIAKYNQLIRIEEGLGVASVYPGRSALKRG from the coding sequence ATGTCCGCCATCATCGACATTCACGCGCGCGAAATCCTCGACAGCCGCGGCAACCCGACTGTTGAGGTTGAGGTTCGTCTGGAATCCGGCGCCTTTGGCCGGGCCGCCGTTCCGTCGGGCGCCTCCACCGGTGCGCATGAAGCCGTCGAACTGCGCGATGGCGACAAGGCCCGGTACCTGGGCAAGGGTGTGCTGAAGGCCGTTGAGGCTGTGAATGGCGAGATCGCCGACACGCTGGTCGGGCTGGAAAGCACCGATCAGGTCGCCATCGATCAGGCCATGATCGACCTGGACGGCACGCCGAACAAGGGCCGCCTGGGTGCTAACGCCATCCTGGGCGTGTCTATGGCCGTCGCCAAGGCGTCTGCTGATGAGCTGGACCTGCCGCTCTATCGCTATGTCGGTGGGGCCAATGCCCGCATTCTGCCGGTGCCGATGATGAACATCATCAATGGCGGCGCCCATGCCGATAACCCCATCGATATCCAGGAATTCATGGTGATGCCGGTTGGTGCGGAAACCTGCGCCGAAGCCATCCGCGTGGGTGCGGAGATTTTCCACGCCCTGAAGAAGAAGCTGAAGGCCGCCGGCCATAACACCGCCGTGGGCGATGAGGGCGGCTTCGCCCCCAACCTGTCCTCGACCACTGAGGCGCTGGACTTCATCGTTGCCGCCATTTCGGACGCCGGTTACAAGGCCGGTGAGAATGTGCTGCTGGCACTGGACGCTGCTTCGACCGAATTCTTCAAGAACGGCAAGTATGAGCTGGAAGGCGAGGGCAAGAGCCTGACCCCGGCCGAAATGGTCGCCTACTGGGCCGATCTGGTGTCGAAGTACCCGATCGTCTCCATTGAGGACGGCATGGCCGAGGATGATTGGGAAGGTTGGAAGCTGCTGACCGATACCATTGGCGGCAAGGTGCAACTGGTTGGCGACGACCTGTTCGTGACCAACCCGGCCCGCCTGTCCGATGGCATCAAGAAGGGCGTTGGCAACTCCATCCTGGTGAAGGTCAACCAGATCGGCACTCTGACGGAGACGCTGGAAGCCGTCCGTATCGCGCAGAATGCCGGCTATACCGCCGTCCTGTCGCACCGTTCGGGTGAGACCGAGGACAGCACCATCGCCGACCTGGCTGTCGCCACGAACTGCGGTCAGATCAAGACCGGCTCCCTGTCGCGCTCCGACCGGATCGCCAAGTACAACCAGCTGATCCGCATTGAGGAAGGCCTGGGCGTGGCGTCCGTCTATCCCGGCCGCTCCGCGCTGAAGCGCGGCTGA
- a CDS encoding FtsB family cell division protein, whose translation MTTIRTLRSALGRTVRQVVGPMIGVSVVAYFAYHTVHGDRGLVALTHLQSEVARAQSTLDQVRGEREEMERRASQLRPDNLDPDLLEERARAVLNQSHPDDMVILLPRRSATQSTQGNPDQGR comes from the coding sequence ATGACGACGATCCGCACCCTCCGCTCCGCCCTTGGCCGCACCGTCCGACAGGTTGTCGGGCCGATGATTGGCGTGTCCGTCGTGGCCTACTTCGCCTATCACACGGTGCATGGTGATCGCGGCCTTGTGGCGCTGACTCACCTGCAAAGCGAGGTTGCCCGCGCACAATCGACCCTGGATCAGGTGCGCGGTGAGCGGGAAGAGATGGAGCGCCGGGCCAGCCAGCTGCGCCCCGACAATCTGGACCCCGACCTTCTGGAGGAACGGGCGCGTGCCGTCCTGAACCAGTCGCACCCTGACGATATGGTAATCCTCCTTCCGCGACGCTCTGCCACGCAGTCCACGCAGGGCAATCCCGACCAAGGTCGGTAA